Proteins co-encoded in one Pseudorhizobium banfieldiae genomic window:
- a CDS encoding acyl carrier protein, producing MSDIAERVKKIVIDHLGVDADKVVEGASFIDDLGADSLDTVELVMAFEEEFGVEIPDDAADSILTVGDAIKFIEKAQA from the coding sequence ATGAGCGATATCGCAGAACGCGTTAAGAAAATTGTTATTGATCACCTCGGCGTTGATGCCGACAAGGTTGTCGAAGGCGCAAGCTTCATCGACGATCTCGGCGCGGACTCGCTCGACACTGTCGAACTTGTCATGGCCTTCGAAGAAGAATTCGGCGTCGAAATCCCTGACGACGCGGCCGACTCCATCCTGACGGTTGGCGACGCCATCAAGTTCATCGAGAAGGCGCAGGCCTAA